One Homo sapiens chromosome 3, GRCh38.p14 Primary Assembly genomic window carries:
- the ZNF501 gene encoding zinc finger protein 501 codes for MNSSQISLRMKHGRVNMQKKPSKCSECGKFFTQRSSLTQHQRIHRGEKPYVCSECGSCFRKQSNLTQHLRIHTGEKPYKCNECEKAFQTKAILVQHLRIHTGEKPYKCNECGKAFCQSPSLIKHQRIHTGEKPYKCTECGKAFSQSICLTRHQRSHSGDKPFKCNECGKAFNQSACLMQHQRIHSGEKPYTCTECGKAFTQNSSLVEHERTHTGEKLYKCSECEKTFRKQAHLSEHYRIHTGEKPYECVGCGKSFRHSSALLRHQRLHAGE; via the coding sequence ATGAATTCCAGCCAAATATCACTCAGAATGAAACATGGGAGAGTTAACATGCAGAAGAAACCTTCAAAGTGTAGTGAATGTGGGAAGTTCTTTACTCAGAGATCATCTCTTACCCAGCACCAGAGGATTCACAGAGGAGAGAAGCCCTATGTGTGCAGTGAATGTGGAAGTTGTTTCCGTAAACAGTCAAATCTTACTCAACATCTGAGAATTCATACCGGAGAGAAACCttataaatgtaatgaatgtgagAAAGCCTTTCAAACAAAAGCAATTCTTGTTCAGCATctgagaattcatactggagagaaaccctataaatgcaatgaatgtggaaaagccttttgTCAGAGCCCATCCCTTATTAAACACCAgcgaattcatactggagagaaaccatataaatgtacagaatgtggcaaagccttcagTCAGAGCATATGCCTTACTCGTCATCAGAGAAGTCATTCTGGAGATAAACCTTTTaagtgtaatgaatgtgggaaagcctttaatCAGAGTGCATGTCTCATGCAGCATCAGAGAATTCATTCAGGAGAGAAGCCCTACACATGCACTGAATGTGGTAAAGCCTTCACTCAGAACTCTTCCCTTGTTGAACATGAaaggactcacactggagagaaacttTATAAGTGTAGTGAGTGTGAAAAAACTTTCCGCAAACAAGCACACCTTAGTGAGCATTacagaattcatactggagaaaaaccttaTGAGTGTGTTGGATGTGGGAAATCCTTTAGGCACAGTTCAGCACTTCTTCGACATCAGAGGCTTCATGCTGGAGAGTAA